A stretch of the Oscillospiraceae bacterium genome encodes the following:
- a CDS encoding BlaI/MecI/CopY family transcriptional regulator has translation MKISETEMEIMRIIWDKNGKVTTSELAEKMPDKKLTTISTLAGRLIDKGCLKSEKIGRSHVHEYEAIISEQEYQAMQTKEFVKFIHRGSAKSLISALFRDEDFTKEDIEELKRFIDKKGDE, from the coding sequence ATGAAAATATCAGAAACTGAAATGGAGATTATGAGAATAATCTGGGATAAAAACGGTAAGGTTACGACAAGTGAACTTGCGGAAAAGATGCCCGATAAGAAACTTACTACAATATCTACTTTGGCGGGCAGACTTATTGACAAGGGATGTTTAAAGTCAGAAAAGATAGGTCGTTCGCATGTTCACGAATATGAGGCGATTATTTCCGAACAGGAATATCAGGCTATGCAGACAAAGGAATTTGTAAAGTTTATTCACAGGGGGAGTGCAAAGAGTCTTATTTCGGCTCTGTTCCGTGACGAAGATTTTACAAAAGAAGACATTGAAGAATTAAAAAGGTTTATTGATAAAAAGGGTGATGAATAA
- a CDS encoding BlaI/MecI/CopY family transcriptional regulator, whose protein sequence is MAQRNINISDAELEVMKVIWNEKRPVTSLDICEAFETKGWKKTTIGTFLTRLVEKGALTFEKQGKLYYYTPLVSQREYRKSQTKNLISSLYNGSAFDFAVSFFKEQKLSDDDIKELKAIFEDKEV, encoded by the coding sequence ATGGCGCAAAGAAATATAAACATCTCTGATGCAGAACTTGAGGTAATGAAGGTAATATGGAATGAAAAAAGGCCTGTCACTTCTCTTGACATTTGTGAAGCATTTGAAACAAAGGGATGGAAAAAAACAACAATAGGGACATTCTTGACAAGACTTGTAGAAAAAGGAGCATTAACTTTTGAAAAACAAGGCAAATTATATTACTATACTCCTCTTGTCTCTCAAAGGGAATATCGTAAATCGCAGACTAAAAATCTTATTTCCAGTTTGTATAACGGTTCTGCATTCGATTTTGCTGTTTCATTTTTTAAAGAGCAAAAATTATCTGATGACGATATTAAGGAGCTGAAGGCGATATTTGAAGATAAGGAGGTATAA
- a CDS encoding BlaI/MecI/CopY family transcriptional regulator, protein MKKTDKRLPDAELEIMKVIWHNQTPISTSEVKQIIDDEGVNDWTQQTIQTLLNRLIVKEFISKENRGKGYIYTPLISESDYISYESKMFLEKLHGNSVTSLMRALFDRNKMSDEDISKLEEMFKEKQQ, encoded by the coding sequence TTGAAAAAAACCGATAAGAGACTTCCGGACGCGGAACTTGAAATTATGAAGGTAATTTGGCACAATCAAACTCCTATATCTACAAGCGAGGTGAAGCAAATTATTGATGATGAAGGCGTAAACGATTGGACACAGCAAACAATTCAGACGCTACTTAACCGTCTTATCGTAAAAGAATTTATTTCAAAGGAAAATCGTGGTAAAGGATATATTTATACACCGCTTATATCAGAGAGTGACTATATCAGCTATGAAAGCAAGATGTTTTTGGAAAAGTTACACGGTAATTCAGTAACAAGTTTAATGCGAGCTTTATTTGACAGAAATAAAATGAGTGATGAAGATATTTCTAAACTTGAAGAAATGTTTAAGGAAAAGCAACAATGA